The genomic stretch CCTGCTGCTACCTTCACTTCTAGCAGATTACCTAAACGTTCCTTCCTTTCGTATCTTGTTTAGCAGCGGATATGCCATATCAGACGCGTAGCGACAACGCCAATGGTGGTGCAGGCCTCTCTTTCTTTGGGATGGTGGGCGGGGCGATGGCATTGCTTAAATTGAAGACAAAGTACGACCAGTGTACGTGTAACTCTTTGTCTCTGTGTCCATCCTTCAGAGAAATATGTATTTGTATTGGCTAACTAAAATGAAATGGGATTACCTTCCGTTGCCATCTATAGATAAGGAGGCGTCGacggacgacgaagagggaCGGGTAGCACTGACGAGCGCCACCCCCTTTACGGATAGTGAACACGACGCCTTAGGTGAGAGTGGTCAAGGGCGTATCGCACTTCCGGACGCGGAGTTCCCTTCAACGACTGGAAGGAGGACAAAGAAGAGGGCGTGCTGTATGTGCTGTGGGATGGAGTAAGCGAGAATGTCTTTTTATTCGTATACGCCACGGCGTGTTAACAAGCTTAACCACAGTTGCTCTCTGTTCTGGAAAGCTATTGGGATCGTCCTTGGACTATACACCCTATACTATGGTTTTAAAGCTTTCAAGTGGGCTCTCACTGTGAGCTATTCTGAAGCCGTCGCGCTTTATTTCCTAACAGTTGTTACAGGACCCACCCACAGGATTAGAGAACATGCCCGCGTTCAGTACATCCCTTGGATGCGCCGATGCGCCCTACATCTATAATAAAACAGGAGTCTCGCAAGTGATTCCTCTCGGACAGCAGGACGACCATAGCCTTGACATTCGTGGTGGTGCAGTAGGCACAATCACTATTGTTGACGGTGATGCCGACTCTACGCATATCAAGTACGAGATGACAATCCGCACGGACAAGGAAGAACTGCTTGAGGACGTTCGCTTCATTTTGCCAGACATCGCAAGCGATGGAACTGTTACGAGGGGTAGGTATATCATTGAAACATCGCGCATTCCGAGCGTGAACACGGCCCACTGCATGCGTTTCGATATTAACTTGATTATTCCACCCACCCTCAAAAGGCTTGGTGTATCGTCGCACGTCGATACCCATGTGTCCTTTGCTCGAGGCAGTCGTGCTGCTAGCATTGAACACCTCTTTGTGCGACTCTTCCAGTCCATCAGTAATGGCCCCGTGAACAATATTATCAAGACCAACTCTGAAGTCGTACCGAAGAAAGCGACGTACGAAGTGTACCGCGGCTGGATTGTGGGTGAGGCCTCCGTGGTGAATGACATCGAAATTGCGACTCAGCGCGGTGACGGTGTTGCGAATGTCAAAATTACGCCATCCATCCCTCAAGACCCGTCCAAGAACGAGCCAGCGACGATTCTCACTGTTACGGGAGTGGGCCGTTCAGATTTTACTGTCGTGAGCCAAAAAGCCTTCAAGAGGCAGATCAAAAGCACGCATTCATCGTCAGGGAATGGGGATATGTATCTGAACTATGCCGAGGCCGACTTCAATGGAAAGATCAGCCTTCATTCAAAGTCGTACACTGTGACCGGGGCTACGCCTCTCAGGAAACCTTTGGggggtgatgatgatgacgatgacgatgacgagacTAGATGGACGCACTTCCACGGAGATAAGAGCGGGGGAGACGAGATCCATGTCGTTTCGCGAGCCTGGACCAGACTTTCTTTGTGATCAATTAGTATCGATGAAAATAAACGTGGCACATGTAAACATAAGACTGGATAGGTAGATTCGACAGTTTGTTTGAAAATCAGAAGATATCACAATTGGGAACCTATTGGTATGCAACATTGCATTGAGGTTTATTGCGGTTTAAAAACAATAAATTTGGGTCCCAAGAACAAAATGGAATAATCGATGTTAAGATCATGGGGTGCTAGAGCAGTAAGTAGGAGGTCAAGAATAAACTTTTCAGAAGTCGCGTTAGTAACTAAAGGCCATTGACAAACAGGAGCAAGCAACGCGTAGTCCATGAACGCACGTGTCCTTTAGTCTTCAGGCCTGTATCTCTCTCCCGCTGAACCGTAAGATTGCCGTAGGCTCCTGAATACCGGGTTAGCAGTCCTTTCCTCAACCTGAGGCACCACATACATAAAGCTGGTTTGTTCAGCTAAAGACTGCGCCGTATTGTCATCAATATCAAATGAACACCTACGACACTATGGATGATGTCTCTCCTCCTGGGCGTTCGGTTGACATTGAACTCGGAGGGCAAGAAGTTATCACCATTGAGCTGGACAACTTGGACCCCAACCCCGACGACGTCCTCGACCTTCTAAAAGATGGACAATGTACTGTTTACGTTTGGACAAAACTTGCAGGCGAATATTGGCGACGAGGCTATCTGGAAGCGGCGGAAAGGATAGCTACAACCGCCATAGAATGTGTGTTTGTTCCATTTATGAATGCCTTAACCTCCTTACTGACAAAAACATCAGCATTTTATGCTAACGATTCTAAAGGGTCTCTGCCTCCAATATATGCCCTACTTGCCAACCTCCAAATCGCATACGCCCGTAAAGCGCCTAAACTCATACTTGAGGAAGCTCGTAAGTAATTACTATGTTGCCATAAAACTCCCTAACCAAGCTGTTGAAATAGAACAGGATATAATGACATCCGAGAAGCCGAAAGACGACTACTATAGAGAAGCTGCTTTATATTTGAATACTGGAGAGAAGGTTGGATCTGAGTCTGGTGAGGGAGTGAGCGGAACGTTAGCTTTCCTGACTCGAGGTTCGCTTTATACGTTTAAAAACTCCACATTATCTTGTTTAAATGTACACAGGCATTCAGCAACTAGCGACACGGTCTATGGATGATGCTATGCGATCCTTTGAAGGGGTATTGGCCGAAAAGCCTACGAATCTTGTCGCATTGCTTGGAAAGGTGTGCTTTTATGAACTTGACTCTATCGAATGACAATCCTCAACAACATGTATAAAAGGCCAGAATACTTTACGCGCGTCGCAATTATAAGGAAGCTCTTCGACTGTTCCAGGACGTGCTACGATATAATCCCACATGCATACCAGACCCTCGGATTGGTATAGGGCTTTGTTTCTGGGCAATGGATCAAAAGTCTCATGCAAAAGCAGCATGGGAAAGAAGTTTGGAGTTGGTCAGTATCTTAACATAACATCCTTGCTCTTCTTCATTACTAAAGTTCTTTACAGAATCCTTCTGAAGGGGCAGCACAACTTCTTCTTGGTATAGAGTCGATCAACGCCAGCAAGAATCCTAAATTACCAgaatcccaaaaggccaaaTCATTCGTGGCCGGCACAAAACTGATTGAAAAGTCTTTCCAGTCTAACAACCGAAGTGCAGCCGCGGCAAATGCCCTCTGCGAACTATTTCTACGGAAGGGGAACTTGCCTCGAGTATGTCACTTTTGGGGTTTTCTTTGAATTGTTGTTAACTGATATTCATAGGCTCTAAAACTTGCGGAACGGACGATTCAGTTTGCAGACACTTTGACAATTCTCACTGAAGGCTATCTGCGTGCTGGACGCGTTTCACACGCCAGTGGTTCGCTATCCCGAGCCACCAAATTTTACAATGCTGCTATCGAAGGGCAACCTAATCATATAATTGGTGCCATTGGCATGGCACAGATGCAAATACTCAATGGTACGCAAATTTAGTTTTTCGTTTCTGCTCTTAACTGTCGTTCTTGACCTTTGTATACTCTTCAAAAGATGAAATGGCGGCAGCTATTCACACGCTCGACACCCTGATTCAACCTCCTAACCCCCAACGATCCCTCGAAGCAACAGTCATGCTTGCATCCCTTAGAGCATATCCCCGCCCTGGTGTCTCAAGTGCCGATTTGGCTCAGGAAAAAACCCGTGCTAGAGAACTTTTTGATCGTGTTAGCAAGACATTGGAACTTGAAGACGCCGGTGCCAACGGAGCTCTTCTCAGCAAAACGTCTCGTGGAATTGCCGAAGATATCGAAATGCACGCCGAGATTGCTCGTTTGTGGCAAGATGAGAATTTAGATCGCATGGGCAAGGCGTTGAAGGAGGCACTGAGAATCAGTCAATCTTCTGAAGACATCGATCCACGATTGGTCAACAATATTGGTGTTCTTCACCATCTGGAAGGACAACTCGTGGAAGCTCAGAGGATGTACGAGAATGCCCTTACAACTGCAGCTTCCATGAACTCAGATGCTGCAGAAGGGTTGTCGACAACAGTCCTGTATAACCTTGCTCGCGTCTATGAAGACTCGGGACAAGATAAACTGGCCACTGATGCCTACGAAAAACTTCTCTCACGACACCCCGAGTATATCGACGGTATGCTTATAGTCGCAGTTTTTGTATCTACGAAATACTGATTGAATGCGTCGTATCTAGCAAAAATTCGACAAGCGCAAATGCTTACTAATATCAACCGAGTTAACGATGCTCACGAACTGATAAAGCAAGCTCTTGTGTCGCAAAGCAACAACCTCAATTTACGCGCCTATTACACATATTTCCTAATTCATAGCAACTCCCTCAAAACCGCTAAGGATTTTATTTTCAGTACTCTCCGAGATCAAGACAAGCACGATGTTTATTCCTTCTGCGCGGTTGCTTGGATTCATTACAATCAAGCTCGAGAGAACCGTGACACGACGACAAAAGGAATTGAGGAGCGGAAGAAAAACTTCCAGCGTTCTGCCGAATTTTACGAAAAGGCATTGCAGTATGATCCTACTTGTGCTTTTGCTGCACAAGGTCTTGCGATCATTACTGCTGAAGATGCCCTCGGCTCCATGGGCGGTGCTTTGGCTCGTGTATCGGCATATGACGAAGCTCAACAACGATTGCAGAACGCCCGAGAAGCGTTAGATGTTTTTGCTAAAGTCAGAGAgtcaatcaacgacggcagTGTTTACTTGAACATCGGACATTGTTACTATGCCAGAGATGAGTTCGATCGTGCTATTGAAAGTGTGAGTCTAGTCTTCGGTCACTCCTACTGTATCAACTCATTCACGTTGATGTTGACTTTGTCTATTAGTATGAAACTGCTTCCACAAGATTTTACAACGGGCAGAATGTGCCTACTTTGCTCTGCTTATGCCGGTCATGGTATGCTAAAGCCATGAAAGACCAATCATATGTCGCCATGAAGACTGCTCTGAAATATGCAGAAGCTGTAAGTTCCTCTAGTCTGCCAAATTATATACCACTCATTTGTTCCAGGCTCTACACATACACCCCAACGACAAGGCCAACGTCTATAACGTCGCCATGATCCAGCAGAAATCGGCGGAATTACTCTTCTCCATCAACGTGGCCAAGCGCACTCTTAAAGACCTGCAGAAAGCCATTGACTCAGCTACACATGCTCAAAAGTACGTCGCTGAAAATCATGTAAGGAATCTACTAATTGGTGGCTTACTGGTTGAACAGAATTTTTGCATCGTTAGCTGCTGATAAATCAGCCGCAGTTCCTTACGACCGTGACATTGCTGACAATCGACGGAAGTACGGTGATGGTATGTTAAGGAAGGCAGAGGAACATCTTAAAAATCAGCGGCAACACGAGATGGAGACTCGGTCTAAAATTGAAGCTGCAAGGCAGAGACGTCAGGAAGAAAAGGAGCGTCAAGATGCGTTGGAGGTATGCCACATTTTATTTTAATTCTTTGTTACTGTTGCTCAGGATGTTTGCCATTTCTAGCGTGAAAGAGCCGAGAAACTGCGCATTGAAGCCGAGAAACTTGCTGAGGAACGACGGCTGGCTCGTGAACAGGCACTTGAGTGGACTAGGGAAGTTCGCATGGAGAGTGACGAAGAGCGCGAGCGAAAGGtgaccaagaagaagaagcccAAAGCGGAAATCATCAGTGGCGATGAAGCTGAGCCCAAGGCACCAAAGAAACGACGTGGCAAGCTAAAGAAGGCCTCCAGTGATCACGATCACGAAGGTGACGTCGACCAGACAATGTTcagcgaagatgaagacataGAGAAGCCTGCTAAAAAGGTATGTAATTTCCTGTCGAATTGTTCATCAATAATATCCTAAAATAATTCGATGGCATTTTTAGCGGATCGCCAAGAAACGTGTCGTTcgcgacgaggacgaggaggacgacGCGTCACGGCCTAAGAAGCAATTGTAAGCTGCTTAAATTAGTTGCACGTTGCATTGATCTTGAACAGACTATCTTTTCAGTAAAAGTAAAGCTATGATATCCGACTCAGATGACGAAATGTCATGACGAAGCAATGCGCTTTCACTTGAAGATGTATTGTAATGGGGATGGTTTACTGTAGACTTGCCTAAGGAGGGTGTTGGCTAGGAGTGTCCTCCTAGGACTCATTGAGAGAAAGAATCGAACATCGATTGCGGATTCGGCTTTGTGTAGCTTGTTCATGGCCCACTGAATTATCTCAGTGGTCTGTTTTCGAAGTTATTCCGGGACATTGTTGGATGCATGCACGCAAAGTCAAACAACGACGCCGCCCTCAGAGAACTTGCAATGCTCCATGGATCGGGTCAAGTTGTATGGGTTTGTTGAGCCAATAGACCCAAGCCAGAGAtatttttattcatttgcCACCGTTGCTATTATTATATTTGTAATTATTAGTTCTACAACACCGAGTGACCATTAATAATTTCCCCATGTCATTTAGGCGGCTAAATTAGCCATAAATCGTGAAAGATGACATCAATGTAGACATCTAGAGAAAGCAGCGACTGCCTTTTGTCTGATGGAAGATAGAAAATGAGGCATAAAGAGGATTAGCCATAGTAGTTTCACTTCGTCTCGATACAAATGAAGACTCGCCAACTGTGATGAAAATTTTAGTATAATTATATTACAAGACGATAGAAATACACAAAGAGTAAGTGGTCAGATTAACTAGATCCTCTTCCCGTCAGGGAATGGAATAAATAGATGAGTTAGATATATCGAACAGCGTCAGATATGAGTCGTCAAAGTTTATAAATCAG from Psilocybe cubensis strain MGC-MH-2018 chromosome 2, whole genome shotgun sequence encodes the following:
- a CDS encoding Tetratricopeptide repeat protein 1, encoding MDDVSPPGRSVDIELGGQEVITIELDNLDPNPDDVLDLLKDGQCTVYVWTKLAGEYWRRGYLEAAERIATTAIEWSLPPIYALLANLQIAYARKAPKLILEEAQQDIMTSEKPKDDYYREAALYLNTGEKVGSESGEGVSGTLAFLTRGIQQLATRSMDDAMRSFEGVLAEKPTNLVALLGKARILYARRNYKEALRLFQDVLRYNPTCIPDPRIGIGLCFWAMDQKSHAKAAWERSLELNPSEGAAQLLLGIESINASKNPKLPESQKAKSFVAGTKLIEKSFQSNNRSAAAANALCELFLRKGNLPRALKLAERTIQFADTLTILTEGYLRAGRVSHASGSLSRATKFYNAAIEGQPNHIIGAIGMAQMQILNDEMAAAIHTLDTLIQPPNPQRSLEATVMLASLRAYPRPGVSSADLAQEKTRARELFDRVSKTLELEDAGANGALLSKTSRGIAEDIEMHAEIARLWQDENLDRMGKALKEALRISQSSEDIDPRLVNNIGVLHHLEGQLVEAQRMYENALTTAASMNSDAAEGLSTTVLYNLARVYEDSGQDKLATDAYEKLLSRHPEYIDAKIRQAQMLTNINRVNDAHELIKQALVSQSNNLNLRAYYTYFLIHSNSLKTAKDFIFSTLRDQDKHDVYSFCAVAWIHYNQARENRDTTTKGIEERKKNFQRSAEFYEKALQYDPTCAFAAQGLAIITAEDALGSMGGALARVSAYDEAQQRLQNAREALDVFAKVRESINDGSVYLNIGHCYYARDEFDRAIESYETASTRFYNGQNVPTLLCLCRSWYAKAMKDQSYVAMKTALKYAEAALHIHPNDKANVYNVAMIQQKSAELLFSINVAKRTLKDLQKAIDSATHAQKIFASLAADKSAAVPYDRDIADNRRKYGDGMLRKAEEHLKNQRQHEMETRSKIEAARQRRQEEKERQDALERERAEKLRIEAEKLAEERRLAREQALEWTREVRMESDEERERKVTKKKKPKAEIISGDEAEPKAPKKRRGKLKKASSDHDHEGDVDQTMFSEDEDIEKPAKKRIAKKRVVRDEDEEDDASRPKKQFKSKAMISDSDDEMS